The genome window GTTTTGGTTTTGAAGTTCCAGGCCCTTAAAGGGTCCGAGCCGCCCCGGTTTCGAGTTTGGATTACCTTATCGAACAACGTGATACCCGCGAGAGCACCAATCCGATCGATCGACGATCCGCGCGCCTCTCGTTGAACCCTGAGATTGACGGCCTCTGTCCCGAAATCTTCATGTAGATAAGGGATGATGACCTGATGATAGTCAGGTCTATACGCTTGTCCGCCAGTTTTCGCGGCGTTGAGCCAGAGCTGATGGGGAGCGACTGGGTCGAGCTTCTCTCCCGAGTCTTGCTCCATATCACTGACCATGCGCGCGATGAGTGTATTCATCAGATCTGGCGCATCTTTCCAGAACAGCACGCGGAGGTCTTTATCAACGGCTCCATCCGAGGGGAGATCTTGCAGGCGTTGAAACATCTCTTCGGCGCGAATGGAGGCTTCTTGGTCCTTTGTTTCTCGATCGGCTACCCGAACATAGAGAGATGCGAGATCGAGAATCCCAGTGCCTTTGCCGCCAATTCGATTTTCCATCTGGCGTAGATTGACCATCAACTCACCGATACTGGAAGGGTGATGAGCGCGCAGCCAGTCGATTATGTCGGCGAATACCTTCCCTCTTCCAATCGGAGGGAGCTGATTGGGGTCACCAACGATAATGAGGCGCTGAACGGCACTCCAATTAACTGCCCGGAAAAGAGCTGCCATCAGCTCTAAATCGAGCATTGATGCTTCGTCGATGACAAACGTGGTCACACTCTCTTCTCGCTGACCACCGCTCGGTTTGATCGTCAAATTTGCATTAAGCCAGCCTCTTCTCGCGAGGAAAGAGTGGATAGTGCTAGCGGGCTTGCCAGTCTTCTCGCGAATCCGGTCTGCGGCTTTCCCGGTTGGGGCCAACAGCAAAAACGTGGCTTCTGCGCCATGAGCCTTTTCTATGGCCTGCAGAATCGCACGAATGATTGTCGTTTTGCCGGTTCCAGCTGCGCCACAAACGACGGAAAGCGGACGGGAAAATATCTTGGCGCAAACGGTTGCTTGCATTGCAATTGCTTCGTCGTATTCCGTACGGCTCTTGGCAGCGAGGGGGCTCTTCGCTTCAAAAAGAAGATCGCGCCAATGTCGTTCAGTGACAGGAGACCGAAATGTAACGTCGGAATACTGGGCAAGCTTTCGGACCCGATCTTCGATCTCTCGCTCTGCCTGATAGACACCAAGCAAGTAGGCATATTCTCGCACTCCCTCTTTGCGGAATGCGACCGCCTCCTCCAACGATTTCCGATCGATCTCCAAATAGCGTTCTGTAAACTTGGCTGTCTTCCAATCAGGAAGAACACTTAACCGATGATTGATGTCCTGCAACATCTGGCCGCAGCTCAGAAAGGTGTGCTTAGTTTCAAACCGCAAGCGATCCACACAGAGAGAGCGCAACCGTCGCCAGTCATCCGTGTCAAACAAAAAGTTACCGCCTAGATCCGGAGACGGAAATACTCCGTGATCGATTCGATTGAAAGAGACGACATCGTCAGGATCATCGCCGACAAATTGTTCTACCAGGAGATAAGGATTCTCCGCAATTTCGTCGAGGTCTGCTGTAACGCAACTCTCTTCACGTTGACTACTCAGTATTCGATCCATCTGGTCCGATGGAAGATCAAATCGAGGCAAAATATCACTCAGAAGGTGGCGCTCATCGTTCGTCTTCAACTTCCATTGTCTCCGAACCTTCGCAGCGTCTGAAGAACTGATCGGTAGCCCCGACAGAGCAGTTGTCTCTTCATCGAGCCACGCAAAAGCGGCATCTCTGAATTTCTTTTCCTCTCCTCGTGCGACGGCGGCGCGTAGTGGGCTGACCGCTACTGTCAGTCCTACCAAATCAAGCACACGGGCTAACCCCGGATACAATCCACGGCTTTGCCAAAGTTCGCCGAGAAGGCTGTTCAGCCAATCGATCCGCAAGGACCAATTTTCGCTATCGTCACCTATATCGCGAAGATAGGCTGCAATCTCGATAAACCTCTCGACCAGCGATAGTGCGTCATCATCACTGACATGACGGGAACCGTACTTAAAACAGCGTACGTTCTCTGGAATGAGCGTGATCTTTTCAAGCACGTCTGGGCGATCCAGATAACGATGATAGGGAATACGCATGCCTTGGTCGGGATAGAGCGTTTCAATGTTGCACTGCCAAACGAACCCCCCGGCGTATTTCTCCTTCGTAGCGCCATCAGTATCGTCATAGAACTCTATACGGCCTACTCGCTTGACCCTCGCCAATCCCACTACTGCGTACCGCTTGTTGTCCTCAGTGCTAAGCGGATTACTGTAGTTGGCATAGTGAAAGACAATGCTCTTTTCTGCTTCTATGGCGGAAAAGAAGGTCTTCGCCAACTCTAGGCGTTTGGCATTATCCACTCGACCGTCGGACTTTGCATCTTCGTCATACATGGCCTCATAGGGCCACACGCAGACTGTCGCGGGAGGTAAGTGCCACTTCGTACGTTTACCGCTTCCGAAGAAATCAGGTGGATCATCAAATGCGGTCAACGCCTCGCGGCCAAACGCATTGATGCTGTATATGCAGGGCGGAATTCCATCAATTTTAGAGCAGGACTTCCCTGCGACCTGCTCTTCCCAAGCCAGGTCTCTGCTCTCATTGATTTTCTCTCCGGGGTAAGAATGGGGACCGATGCAGAACCTATTCGAACTTGGCTTCGTACAGATGTGACCGTTCCAGCCATCCATATGCCACGATAGCCGCGCTGAAAGATGAGTAGTCATTGTTTTGCCTGCCCTCCTCTAAGCCCATGCAGTCGTATTACTCGCACTCTTCTGCCAAACGAAATTGTAGATTTCATTTGAGGCGCTCTCGATTTCCTCGTCCGTGAAGGGAGGGCGTGGCAGTGAACGGTAGAGGTCGTTCAGGATCAAGACTTTGACTTCAGCCTGCGTGGTCGTCTTCTGGGTCCAATCCTGTATCGGCTTGAGCAACTCTTCCAGGGAGACCAACAGCGTCTTGCTCGCCTGCTTCAAGCGTTCACGGTCAGCTTTGCCAATTTTGTCTTTGAACAGGAGATCGAAAAGCGCCAATTCATCGTCACTTAAGCCCTCCTCCGCAGCCCTCCGCTGCTCCGCGTCCAGGCTTGCTGCCAGAGCAATCAGCTCCGCGAAAGTCGCCTCCACGGTCACGCGATCCTTCTCACGGTTATAGTCCGCGATAATCTCCTGATACTTCTTGTAGTAATCCATGCGAAGCGGATTGGCGGCCAGCATCTGCCTTAATTTCGCCTCGACGATATCCCGGATATCTTGAATGGCGGCGTGCTTCCTTGGCACGTTCTGCGCGAATTCATCTTTGAGCTTCGCAAAATCAATTTGGCTCAAGTCGATCGTGAGCCCATCCGCATGATCGTCTCCGAGATCAGCTGCTCGGATCGCTTCATTAACGATCCGATGAAGTTCCTTGAGGAGTTCGGTTACGTCAGCGGTATCGCGTTTATCCTGCAGCTTTTTATAGATAGCTTCAATATTGTCGTGACGCACGGCATATTTGAGGGCGCTTGGCTCCATGAGGAGCGCCTTGAATCGCGAGAAAACCTCGCGCGCCATAATTTCGAACCGGCGTTTTGTCTCGTCCGACGTGTAGACCGCATCAACTGCATCACGGAGCGCCTGGATGCGGGTAAAGCCTGTTGCAGAGTTCAGGCGGGTCGAGTCAAAGCCAAGTCCCAAAAGATGATTTTCTGTTGCTTCTATTGACTCAATTAAAGCTGCAACGAGCTCTTCGATGGGAGCCACGATCGAACCGTCATTATTGCCGTCTTCTCCGTCGCCAACGGCATACTTGGCAAGCGCCTGCCGAAGGCTTTTAAGCATCCCGTTGTAATCCACAATGACTCCGCAGTCTTTGCCTGGATAAACCCGGTTAGCGCGGGCAATGGCCTGCATCAGATTATGCGCTCGCATGGGTTTGTCGATATAGAGGGTCGCGAGGCATTCCACATCAAAGCCCGTCAGCCACATTGCGCACACGATCGCAATTCGGAAGGGATGGCCGGGGTCCTTGAAGGCATCTTCGACAAGAACCCTCTTGCCATCTGGGGTTTGGAATCCCGTCTTCATCACCACGCGGTGGGGGATGATATCGAAGTCCCATTTGTTAAAGTCACGAACCTCGTTCTGTGCCTCACTTATGATGATCTCAATCAGGGTGCTCGCCATCCATGCGGCTTTACCCCGAAGATGCTCTACTTCGTTCTTCAGGTTCTCGCGCGTATCCACGTCGATAGTCGCGCATAGCTCCGTCTCTTTCGAGACAACTAGCGCCTGCACTTCCGCGACCTTAGCGTTCCAACGGGGCTCCATGCGCTTGAACATTCGCGCGCAGGTGATCTTGTCGATGCAAACAAACATCGATTTTCCGGTTTGCCAGCGAGTCGAGCAATGTTCGACAAAATCATCGGCTAACTTGTCGAGGCGATCATCAGCCGTAATGACCTCGTAATCTTTTCCAAGCAGTTTCTCAAGAAGCGCGGTTTGATCGGGATCGAGATCCGCCTTTTCGACCGCGTCCGCGATGCGATCGTTCAAGTCAAGGCGCGCAAGACCCAGCTTTTCGCCCCTGTTCTCGTAAACAAGCTTGACCGTCGAGTGATCTTCTTCGGAGCGCTTGAAATCATATTTCGATATATAACCGCCAAAGATTCGCCGGGTCAGCTCGTCATACTTGAAGAGAGGTGTACCGGTGAAACCAATGAAGGAGGCATTCGGCAAAGCGAGGCGCATGTTACGGGCGAATTTTCCGGCTTGTGTCCGATGAGCCTCGTCTGAAACGACGATGATGTCATCGCGCTCACTGTAAGGTTCCGTCACCGGCTGATTGAACTTGTGTATCAAGGTAAAAACAAAACGGTGGTTACCGAGCAGGATCTCTTTCAATTCCTTGCCCGATGCGGCGCGTGGCGTTTTTTCGTCGCTCACTCCGCAACCGATGAATGTTCTCCAGATCTGATCGTCCAAATCATCCCGGTCAGTCATGACTACGAAAGTGAAGTTGCCAGGAACCACTCGCCGTACCTTCTCCGTGAAGAAGGCCATTGAATACGACTTCCCGCTTCCCTGTGTGTGCCAGAACACCCCGAGTCTGCCGAGATCCTCGTGTGCACGTTTGACGAGTGGCAGTTGTTCCCCTTCTTTTCGTTCAGGTGAAGGGAGCCGCAGGCGTTCGTCGTCTCGCGTCTCTGGTTCACGCAACATCAGGCGTTCCGGCATCGGTGCCAGATATTCGATTAACCGTTCTCCCATGGGGAAGCGCAGCTTTAACTTCTCTTGATGCATAACAGATTCGATCGCGTTGTTGACGCCAAGGACTTGATGATTGCGAGCTACAATCTTTCGTGCGCCCCCTGCCCGGCTGTCATCGAACAGGATGAAGTTCTCGACAATATCAAGGAGACGCTCCTTCGAAAGCATCCCGTCTAGGAGTGCTTCGGCATCCAAACGTGCCTTGTCTTTCTCATCGTTTCGCTTCCATTCGGCGAAGTGATCCCATTTACTCGTGATCGAGCCGTAGCGCGCTTGATCTCCGTTGCTCACGACGAGAAAGACGTTGTGGTGAAACGCGTGAGCGATACTGTGTTCGGTTAGATAGTCAGTGAGATTGTCGTCGAACCCGGCACGGATGTTGCGATAGACAGCCTTCAATTCAATGAAGACCAGAGGCAGGCCGTTGACGAAACAAACGAGGTCCGCGCGGCGGTTATAGTGAGGTACACGAACGCCCTGAATTTTTAGTTCTCGCACGGCAAGAAAACGGTTGTTATTTATATTCTGAAAATCAATGACACGGGCGTGCGCGTGCCGTGTCTCGCCCTTCGCATCTCGCCATTCGACCGGCACCCCGTTGCGAATGCAGCTGTAGAAATCGCGATTGTGTTGAACCAATGACCGCGCCAAGTCCACACGGGTGAGCTTTTCGATCGCCTGCTCCCTTGCGGCTTCGGGGATTTCGGAATTCAACCGTTGGAGCGCCACGCGCAAATCTCGAACAAGGACAACATCCTTTTCGGAAGTGCGCCCAAGTAAGCTCTCGGGGCCAAATGTCTCAGTGTTGTATGCATAAATGCTGTCCCAGCCGAGCACCTTCTCAAGGTGAGTGGCAAAGGTTGTTTGCACCAGACGGTCTTCGCTGTTGATCCCCGTAATCATCGAGCGTTACCCTTTATCACGCAACAATTTCCCCGGTCATCAGCTTTGGAGTCAAGATATCTCGTGAGAATCTCAACCTTTGGTTAATGATCCTGAGGGCTCGGATCTGATTGAACATAGGGCGGACAGAATCTGTGAACAACCTCAACAGGACATCCGTCGGTACAAATACAAAAAACTTGTCAAAACAAGTCTCTTGCACGCGCTGACGACCGGATGCACCAATCATGCTCTTGATAGCATTTTCTCGAAAATCATAACTCCGAGCCATACAATAGACAAACTCCGGAGTCAGGCGTCTTGAGCGTAAAACGATAAACTCAGTCGATCCCCGTCCGACCTCTCCCTCTTCTAAAAAGTCGACAAAGCCGGTTTTTCCATTTTCGAGACAGGGAGTTATTCTCGCGAAGAGTGTGTCTCCGTTTTGGAATTTGCTGCCTGAACGCCCCTCCCGCTTTGTTGTCTGTTGGATTACCATACTATTCACTGGCAGATCCGACATTTCCACGAACGCATGTTCCTCTTTTTCGGGTAAAGACGTTCTCGGATTAACATACACTGCACTTGGCGCGGGCACACGCTCCCATCCATTGGGCACTCCATTGCGACGATCAGTATGCTCATAACCCGGGAACCGAAGACGTACGAACCACTCTTGATAAATCTGCTTTGCCGTCTTTTCTAATAGCAACATGCGTCGCCGATTGTTATCGATAAGCTCGTCATAGGGCGACAATACGTTAGCTATCCGCTCTTGAATGTCACGCGGTGGATTGACTATTTCAAGCTTACGTTGCGCTGTAACGCCAATGTACGGCCTCGTCCCCTGCCCTCCTACTGCATGCAATCGAGCCTGAAAGCGTGGGTCCCGGAATGCGTACACGAGGAACCGATTTAGTAGCTTGGATTCATCAGTGCGGTAATACGTTACCTGCGGGGTCAGCATGATGTATGGAGATGCTTCAGTAACGAGGGCTACACTTCCGAGAGTCCCTTTATGTGTTAAGAGCACGTCGCCCGCCATAGAGAATCCGATCCTAAGCCTACTTGCCTGATCTTCTGAAATGCGAGAACAACCGTCGTAGTCGATCACACCAGTGCTAAGGTTGTTTGCCATCACAAATGCAATGCCATCTTCAACATAGTCGGCGACCTTCGGATGTCGTTCACCGTGATTACCATCCTGGATTCCAAGAATGGCCCCAACACTCTCGAGGGTACCAATTGAGGTTAATGGATATCTTTCCTTCACGCCCCTAGCTCCTCAAAATTTCTTCGTATCGTCTCCGCCAGACTGATTGCCTCTTTGTCTAAGTCATCTAGCTCAATGTGGATGTCACGAAGGGTTTGTTCAAAATCGAAGTCATCATCCACTTCTGCTGGAGCCACATCAACATAACTGCCCGGTGTTAAGCTCCAATGAGCTGCTTCAATCGCCTTTAAATCCACAAGTTTCACAAGGCCTGGGACTGCGACCAGCTTCGCTGCGGGAAATCGATCTTGCAGCCACGCGACCTGGCGATAGAAGTAAACAGTCCGCTTAAGTTGTTCCACGGAGACTCTACGCTCCTCATCAAGTTGCTTTACAAGTCGTCCTGTCGCTCTGCGATCATAAATAGCCGCGATTGCTTCTACAGATGCCAAAGGCGCTCCCAGATCAGCAACACGCGCGCTGTACTTGTAGAGCAGATCTATCTGCTTGATGAGCCCGCGAATGGCTTCGACGTTCGCCTCAAAAGCCTTTCTTGTCGTGTGCTGCTCCTCATTGTCGCTAGGGGATGCATCGTTGTATTTTTTGCAAAAGCTC of Acidicapsa ligni contains these proteins:
- a CDS encoding type I restriction endonuclease subunit R, whose translation is MITGINSEDRLVQTTFATHLEKVLGWDSIYAYNTETFGPESLLGRTSEKDVVLVRDLRVALQRLNSEIPEAAREQAIEKLTRVDLARSLVQHNRDFYSCIRNGVPVEWRDAKGETRHAHARVIDFQNINNNRFLAVRELKIQGVRVPHYNRRADLVCFVNGLPLVFIELKAVYRNIRAGFDDNLTDYLTEHSIAHAFHHNVFLVVSNGDQARYGSITSKWDHFAEWKRNDEKDKARLDAEALLDGMLSKERLLDIVENFILFDDSRAGGARKIVARNHQVLGVNNAIESVMHQEKLKLRFPMGERLIEYLAPMPERLMLREPETRDDERLRLPSPERKEGEQLPLVKRAHEDLGRLGVFWHTQGSGKSYSMAFFTEKVRRVVPGNFTFVVMTDRDDLDDQIWRTFIGCGVSDEKTPRAASGKELKEILLGNHRFVFTLIHKFNQPVTEPYSERDDIIVVSDEAHRTQAGKFARNMRLALPNASFIGFTGTPLFKYDELTRRIFGGYISKYDFKRSEEDHSTVKLVYENRGEKLGLARLDLNDRIADAVEKADLDPDQTALLEKLLGKDYEVITADDRLDKLADDFVEHCSTRWQTGKSMFVCIDKITCARMFKRMEPRWNAKVAEVQALVVSKETELCATIDVDTRENLKNEVEHLRGKAAWMASTLIEIIISEAQNEVRDFNKWDFDIIPHRVVMKTGFQTPDGKRVLVEDAFKDPGHPFRIAIVCAMWLTGFDVECLATLYIDKPMRAHNLMQAIARANRVYPGKDCGVIVDYNGMLKSLRQALAKYAVGDGEDGNNDGSIVAPIEELVAALIESIEATENHLLGLGFDSTRLNSATGFTRIQALRDAVDAVYTSDETKRRFEIMAREVFSRFKALLMEPSALKYAVRHDNIEAIYKKLQDKRDTADVTELLKELHRIVNEAIRAADLGDDHADGLTIDLSQIDFAKLKDEFAQNVPRKHAAIQDIRDIVEAKLRQMLAANPLRMDYYKKYQEIIADYNREKDRVTVEATFAELIALAASLDAEQRRAAEEGLSDDELALFDLLFKDKIGKADRERLKQASKTLLVSLEELLKPIQDWTQKTTTQAEVKVLILNDLYRSLPRPPFTDEEIESASNEIYNFVWQKSASNTTAWA
- a CDS encoding restriction endonuclease subunit S, with amino-acid sequence MKERYPLTSIGTLESVGAILGIQDGNHGERHPKVADYVEDGIAFVMANNLSTGVIDYDGCSRISEDQASRLRIGFSMAGDVLLTHKGTLGSVALVTEASPYIMLTPQVTYYRTDESKLLNRFLVYAFRDPRFQARLHAVGGQGTRPYIGVTAQRKLEIVNPPRDIQERIANVLSPYDELIDNNRRRMLLLEKTAKQIYQEWFVRLRFPGYEHTDRRNGVPNGWERVPAPSAVYVNPRTSLPEKEEHAFVEMSDLPVNSMVIQQTTKREGRSGSKFQNGDTLFARITPCLENGKTGFVDFLEEGEVGRGSTEFIVLRSRRLTPEFVYCMARSYDFRENAIKSMIGASGRQRVQETCFDKFFVFVPTDVLLRLFTDSVRPMFNQIRALRIINQRLRFSRDILTPKLMTGEIVA
- a CDS encoding AAA family ATPase, yielding MDGWNGHICTKPSSNRFCIGPHSYPGEKINESRDLAWEEQVAGKSCSKIDGIPPCIYSINAFGREALTAFDDPPDFFGSGKRTKWHLPPATVCVWPYEAMYDEDAKSDGRVDNAKRLELAKTFFSAIEAEKSIVFHYANYSNPLSTEDNKRYAVVGLARVKRVGRIEFYDDTDGATKEKYAGGFVWQCNIETLYPDQGMRIPYHRYLDRPDVLEKITLIPENVRCFKYGSRHVSDDDALSLVERFIEIAAYLRDIGDDSENWSLRIDWLNSLLGELWQSRGLYPGLARVLDLVGLTVAVSPLRAAVARGEEKKFRDAAFAWLDEETTALSGLPISSSDAAKVRRQWKLKTNDERHLLSDILPRFDLPSDQMDRILSSQREESCVTADLDEIAENPYLLVEQFVGDDPDDVVSFNRIDHGVFPSPDLGGNFLFDTDDWRRLRSLCVDRLRFETKHTFLSCGQMLQDINHRLSVLPDWKTAKFTERYLEIDRKSLEEAVAFRKEGVREYAYLLGVYQAEREIEDRVRKLAQYSDVTFRSPVTERHWRDLLFEAKSPLAAKSRTEYDEAIAMQATVCAKIFSRPLSVVCGAAGTGKTTIIRAILQAIEKAHGAEATFLLLAPTGKAADRIREKTGKPASTIHSFLARRGWLNANLTIKPSGGQREESVTTFVIDEASMLDLELMAALFRAVNWSAVQRLIIVGDPNQLPPIGRGKVFADIIDWLRAHHPSSIGELMVNLRQMENRIGGKGTGILDLASLYVRVADRETKDQEASIRAEEMFQRLQDLPSDGAVDKDLRVLFWKDAPDLMNTLIARMVSDMEQDSGEKLDPVAPHQLWLNAAKTGGQAYRPDYHQVIIPYLHEDFGTEAVNLRVQREARGSSIDRIGALAGITLFDKVIQTRNRGGSDPLRAWNFKTKTNESCEVFNGELGYVTPHGFDAQNKKWQWNGFRLKRFSVQFSRKEFLAVGYGRQLGNYVKNGKTKWIKEEKPEDNLDLAYAISVHKSQGSEFDRIYFILPKQKAALLSPELFYTGITRASKHCTLLIEQDISPLLRIHRPEASHLVGINCSLFDFTPAPDGFELLRREGYMQEGKIHRALADVMVRSKSEVIIANLLFERDIFFEYEKPLYAADGSFYLPDFTVLWRGERYFWEHLGLLVRDEYRKKWAIKKTWYDKHFPGRLVTTEESGNLSIEAKDLIDKYFS